Below is a window of Populus alba chromosome 2, ASM523922v2, whole genome shotgun sequence DNA.
atTGAGAACACTTGGAAGGTCTTAGCTATATGAAATAATACTAGCATGTCCCAAATAACCTTATGCAACTAAATGAAAGTCAATTTAAGATAATTGACAACCAACAAAGTAGAAGTCCAACTTGTTATCTTAGGCGCACAACATGTGAGGTACGTACATCAACATACTCTTAATTGGAGTTCCCTCCAAAAAACGGAAAAAATTATCAGCCTCTTAGATCTAAATAGCCATGGCAGTCCATATCCCACTGATAAGCTTTTGAATCCATATGGACTGCAAAGAAGGCCACTTACTATTGCATAACCATGCATCAACTGCTTTGACCgaaaaaaggaaggaagaaaaatccataaaaaatggAATATGCATATGATTCTGAATCTGATGcaacttttatatattgatttgtatAGTGCAATGGGGAGACATAACATTCCTTAAGTATGGAGATGTATTGATGGGGGTATACAAGCCacattgataataaaatagcaCAAGTGTCTTGCTGATAACACGAGTATATAAAAtggcatgcatgcatgtgtgcAAAGTAACATATATACGCAGCATGCACACATACAAACATATGTAAATGGCATGTAAAGAAGCAACTGACAGCAATACCTTGTACAATAAATTTGAGTATGAGGACGCGCAGAAACTTTGGAACTTTCACAAAAGCCTCGAGAGGAGCAGGCCCGAGACCCGAGTGGTGCATCATTTGGTCCTTCATCAAAAAGATAGGACGGAAAAAAACCATAATCAACTAATGACTGGATTAATGGTGAAGCCATAGTTTCAGCCCAAGAAATCATTCACTTGCTTCGCTCACTGCAACCCTCTTTTTTAAGGTTCAAAGCAGAATGAATATGGTGTTAAAGGGGAaaagagaagggaggaagatTCAGTTTTTGATGCTACATGAAATGCAAAATTCCGTTAATTGCAATTGGTCGGAGAAGTGTCACAATCACTGCAATAAGAAAGAATACATCTTGAATCCTTACAAAATTTAAGACCAAGGTTTATAATCATTACATGGATGGTGCAGAATAAAGTCCAGTAAAAGAACCAAAGATAGGAAATTCTACTATATCATTCATTTATTCCACATTGGCATTTCCCTTGTGATAATTCACATGACTGCAACATTTGATGATTGGGATTCACCACAGATGCCTGAAATCAAGAGGAGGAATTAGActgcaattttcttttttctgagaCAAAATAATCAATTCAGGGACAACAAGCAGCATTTCAGTATCATTTTGTTCTGCCTGCTTGAATATTTTGATTGAATAGTAACAATATATTCCCCAGTTATTCAATGGAGATAACATCAGCCCAAAACACATCGCCTGAATGTCTTCATTCCATGGCACAGTGGGATGCATAAGGATTGACCAAACAATGTAAGAATTCTTAAATAAAGTTTATGTAAGATATGCATGGATAGCCATGAGCCAGTGTAGTTCCACTCTAGACAAAGTAACTCAGGTTAGCCATGGGAAATCTAAGATAAGACGATAGTCTTGGAAGGACGGTGGTGGGAATCAGTCAATTAAGGGTAGAGGCAATAGATCgaagaaattgattttggagACTGAACAGTGTCAAAAAATGTGATGGATAAAACAAGAAACTAAGATTACTAGAAGAATTGATGAAACTGAcagcagagaagaaaaagaacaagcTCTTCCAACAAGGACTAATCTTCATACCAGAAAGAGGGAAATTGGAAGCTATGGAACTTCTTGATCGTCAAGGATTAAGAAAAGGCCTCCAGTCGTATAACATTATCTTGCAACAAGGACTAAGCAAAAGGATCTCTAACGCTAAAAAGCAATGTATGCATGGGATATCAGAACACTCACTCAATCCATTTCTCTCTAATTTACAATCCTTTTCCATTCTTGTTGCTCTCCGTTGTGACTCAAGACACTgaaatttttattgttctaCATTCAAACATGGGGGGGCTACAATCTAGTGATTATCCCCCAATATGGTATTAAATCAACTGTACTCGGATTTGGTCTAATCGaatctttaaagaaaaatctATTTAGATATGCAGGGATTGCTGGAGTTTTGAAACAGTAAAAACTGAAAGAATTCCAAGTTCAAAAGGTTCAATTTCCAGAGATTCAAATTCAAAGATGATGATAGTATTGATGCTACGTACCTCTTGCAAAAGTCAGTGACATACCGCGATCCATTGTAGAAGATGAACCACATCAAGACGATCACCAGAATATCTGCCAAAGTTGAGGGACTCGCAAACTTGAATTCTATCTTCAGAATTCAAAATGAATTAAGAcagaaagatgaaataaaacgGATATATctgatctaataaaataaaagaggataCTGAAAAGGCAACGCTCCCACCAATCCAACATGAAAAGACCAAAAGTGACATTATAGAGGTAGATCTTACGTTGAACCCAGTTCATAGCTCTGAccctaaaaacaacaacagattTGTGGGAGCAGGTAATAAGATCTgttgagaaagaagagaggTTGTTAATTTTGAAAGAGCTGAGTTCGGATCTCAGAGAAAGAAATGTCTTGTGATTTTGGAAGCTTAGTCGGCTGCAAGTTCTAACGGTTTGCCTAGCCTATTACTATATGTTATTGTTTGGTACCGGTCAAGCTTATCTTGAAATTCTAGCCGTTATGCTTTGTACGTGTGGACGTCTTGCCTAATTGTTGATGGTTTTCTCAATCcaattgttgtttgattttttaggagAAAAACGGATGGATAGAATTGTCATCTCCTGTcttaataatgttattttcggctttatcccaaaaaaataaaagcaaaagttGTGTCACAATTCAGttattaattttccttttactataAAACGATAATGTATGTGCTATATATTTGTTAATGTAAGAAAACTCATagaaaatcacttaaaaaattgaacacttttttttttcttttatattttttatattctaaaacaataaacaaatataaccttgatttttttattatttaaagtgAAAATcacattgttatttttaaatatg
It encodes the following:
- the LOC118056194 gene encoding uncharacterized protein, which translates into the protein MNDIDQMMHHSGLGPAPLEAFVKVPKFLRVLILKFIVQVSGCLVIKRIWPRKLSLNCSQRMVRLVYDAFVLAGI